The Amycolatopsis viridis genome window below encodes:
- a CDS encoding acyl-CoA dehydrogenase family protein: protein MPAEPLDLDIDPDAYHRLHASLDEPAADAALTPREREVRDRTREVVAAEVAPRAAILDATHAFAHEGVQALARAGLCGLLFPEHLGGSGDSTVAYAVAMEEVTAGCAATSLVFMTQTHAAYPILLAGTDDLRQRYIPGLLDASRYGSLAITEPDAGSDVASLKTTATETPDGWSITGQKTFITTGDKADVIVCFATVDRALGRQGVTAFVIDGDRPGLTRGAPFTKMGMHGSSTAELFFDRVPVPRDNVLGEVGGGWSVVMSSVVKSRISAAAQGVGLARAAYARTLAALTRLHGSRLPDECSFELAGLRGRILQGRLLLHAVARQVDADPRVSPGQIAIMKQSCTDLGFRAAVDAARILGPYGDLAAVGVERCLRDAKVTQIYDGTNEIQRLLIGRETTRAMEGVA from the coding sequence ATGCCCGCCGAGCCACTCGACTTGGACATCGACCCCGACGCGTACCACCGCCTGCACGCGTCGCTGGACGAACCGGCGGCGGATGCGGCGCTGACCCCGCGCGAGCGGGAGGTCCGCGACCGCACCAGGGAGGTGGTGGCGGCGGAGGTCGCGCCGCGCGCGGCGATCCTGGACGCCACGCACGCCTTCGCCCACGAGGGCGTGCAGGCGCTGGCCCGGGCCGGCCTGTGCGGGCTGCTGTTCCCGGAACACCTCGGGGGCAGCGGCGACAGCACCGTCGCCTACGCGGTGGCGATGGAGGAGGTCACCGCCGGGTGCGCGGCGACCAGCCTGGTGTTCATGACCCAGACCCACGCCGCCTACCCCATCCTGCTCGCCGGCACGGACGACCTGCGGCAGCGGTACATCCCCGGGCTGCTCGACGCCTCGCGCTACGGCTCGCTCGCCATCACCGAACCGGACGCGGGCTCCGATGTCGCCTCGCTGAAGACGACCGCCACCGAAACCCCGGACGGCTGGTCGATCACCGGGCAGAAGACCTTCATCACCACCGGCGACAAGGCCGACGTGATCGTCTGTTTCGCCACCGTCGACCGCGCACTGGGCCGCCAGGGCGTGACCGCCTTCGTCATCGACGGTGATCGCCCGGGCCTGACCCGCGGTGCGCCGTTCACGAAGATGGGCATGCACGGTTCGAGCACTGCCGAGCTGTTCTTCGACCGCGTCCCGGTTCCGCGGGACAACGTGCTCGGCGAGGTGGGCGGCGGCTGGTCGGTGGTGATGAGCTCGGTCGTGAAGTCGCGCATCAGCGCGGCCGCGCAGGGCGTCGGCCTGGCCCGCGCCGCCTACGCGCGCACGCTCGCGGCGCTGACCCGGCTGCACGGTTCCCGGCTGCCGGACGAGTGCTCGTTCGAGCTCGCCGGGCTGCGGGGCCGCATCCTGCAAGGCCGGCTCCTGCTGCACGCCGTCGCCCGGCAGGTCGACGCGGACCCGCGGGTGTCCCCGGGCCAGATCGCGATCATGAAGCAGTCGTGCACGGACCTGGGGTTCCGCGCGGCGGTGGACGCCGCCCGCATCCTCGGCCCGTACGGCGACCTCGCCGCGGTGGGGGTCGAGCGCTGCCTGCGCGACGCCAAGGTCACCCAGATCTACGACGGCACCAACGAGATCCAGCGGCTGCTCATCGGCCGCGAAACCACCCGGGCGATGGAGGGTGTGGCGTGA
- a CDS encoding CaiB/BaiF CoA transferase family protein, translating into MPVALGPLEGVRVVDMTTSYAGPTAAMYLGDLGATVIKVERPGTGDDARGWGPPFVAGESAWFASANRNKQSVVLDIRAPEGRDVLLRLVDTADVFLHNVNPAKAAALGIAGEQLRSRNPRLVYCALSGFGLDGPDSSLPGYDLVAQARSGLMSVTGEQGRSPQRVSTALSDVVTGMCAAIAVNAALVRQRVSGAGEIIDVSLLDADLALMAPRIAAFHAGEPEPAPSGGTDSVLAVYQPFETADRTMVVAVGNDLMWQRLCGALDLAELAADPALATNAGRREQRARVTEAIAARLATRPAADWLRILGTAQVPAAIVHTLSEVVKDPQVVARGAVLPVPGSGDELVTVRSPFRLSSVAPRNERFPALGEHTRQVLRGLGYHEEDIARMKRKGVVSDGPGDTRTVEVGVAGEAAAS; encoded by the coding sequence ATGCCGGTCGCACTCGGACCGCTCGAGGGTGTCCGTGTGGTGGACATGACCACGTCCTACGCGGGGCCCACGGCCGCGATGTACCTCGGTGACCTCGGTGCCACGGTCATCAAGGTCGAGCGCCCGGGGACGGGGGACGACGCGCGTGGCTGGGGGCCGCCCTTCGTGGCCGGGGAATCGGCCTGGTTCGCCTCCGCCAACCGCAACAAGCAGTCCGTCGTGCTCGACATCCGCGCGCCGGAGGGGCGCGACGTGCTGTTGCGGCTGGTCGACACCGCCGACGTGTTCCTGCACAACGTGAACCCGGCCAAGGCCGCCGCTCTCGGCATCGCCGGTGAGCAACTGCGCTCCCGCAACCCGCGCCTGGTCTACTGCGCGCTGTCGGGTTTCGGGCTGGACGGCCCGGACAGCAGCCTGCCGGGCTACGACCTGGTCGCGCAGGCCCGCTCCGGACTGATGTCGGTGACCGGGGAACAGGGACGCAGCCCGCAGCGCGTGTCGACCGCGTTGTCCGACGTGGTCACCGGGATGTGTGCGGCCATCGCGGTCAACGCCGCCCTGGTCCGGCAGCGGGTCAGCGGCGCGGGCGAGATCATCGACGTCTCCCTGCTCGACGCCGACCTCGCGCTCATGGCGCCGCGGATCGCCGCCTTCCACGCCGGTGAGCCCGAACCGGCACCCAGTGGCGGCACCGATTCGGTGCTCGCCGTCTACCAGCCCTTCGAGACCGCGGACCGCACGATGGTGGTCGCCGTCGGCAACGACCTGATGTGGCAGCGCCTCTGCGGCGCGCTCGACCTGGCGGAGCTGGCCGCCGATCCCGCGCTGGCCACCAACGCGGGCCGGCGCGAGCAGCGGGCTCGCGTCACCGAGGCGATCGCCGCCCGCCTCGCCACCCGGCCCGCGGCGGACTGGCTGCGGATCCTCGGCACCGCCCAGGTGCCCGCCGCGATCGTGCACACTCTGTCCGAAGTGGTCAAGGACCCGCAGGTGGTGGCCCGCGGCGCGGTGCTCCCGGTACCGGGCTCGGGCGACGAGCTGGTCACCGTTCGCAGCCCGTTCCGCCTGTCGTCGGTGGCGCCGCGCAACGAACGGTTCCCGGCGCTCGGCGAGCACACCCGCCAGGTCCTGCGCGGCCTGGGCTATCACGAGGAGGACATCGCGCGGATGAAACGCAAGGGCGTGGTTTCCGACGGCCCCGGTGACACCCGGACCGTCGAGGTCGGCGTGGCCGGTGAGGCGGCGGCGTCATGA
- a CDS encoding enoyl-CoA hydratase/isomerase family protein, protein MSDLLAQRSGAVVTLTLHRPAALNALTGALLADLRRAVEEAADDRTVRAVVITGSGEKAFSAGADLNEISVLGSDLDKAREVMAAGQDALRAIERAPVPVIAAVNGLALGGGFELVLASTFAVLSTRASLGLPEAALGLIPGYGGTQRLPRAVGHRVAAHLMLTGARLSADRAYELGVTPVPPVAPEELLPTATSIAETIAARGPLAVRAILHAAEAARDVPLEEGLTTETELAARAIASPESTEGVAAFTERRSPVFPDPED, encoded by the coding sequence ATGAGCGACCTGCTCGCGCAGCGCAGCGGCGCGGTGGTGACGCTCACCCTCCACCGCCCGGCGGCGCTGAACGCCCTCACCGGCGCGCTGCTGGCCGACCTGCGCCGGGCGGTGGAGGAGGCAGCCGACGACCGGACGGTCCGCGCGGTGGTGATCACCGGCAGCGGGGAGAAGGCGTTCAGCGCCGGAGCCGACCTGAACGAGATCTCGGTACTGGGATCGGATCTGGACAAGGCACGGGAGGTGATGGCGGCGGGGCAGGACGCGTTGCGCGCCATCGAGCGCGCCCCGGTTCCGGTCATCGCCGCCGTCAACGGGCTCGCGCTCGGCGGCGGGTTCGAGCTGGTCCTGGCCTCGACCTTCGCGGTGCTGTCCACCCGGGCGTCGCTGGGGCTGCCCGAGGCGGCCCTGGGCCTGATCCCCGGCTACGGCGGTACCCAGCGGCTCCCGCGCGCGGTCGGGCACCGGGTCGCCGCGCACCTGATGCTGACCGGGGCCCGGCTGTCCGCCGACCGCGCCTACGAACTGGGCGTGACGCCGGTGCCACCCGTGGCACCGGAGGAGCTCCTGCCCACCGCGACGTCGATCGCCGAGACGATCGCCGCGCGCGGCCCGCTCGCCGTGCGCGCCATCCTGCACGCCGCCGAGGCAGCCCGGGACGTGCCGCTGGAGGAGGGGCTGACCACCGAAACCGAGCTCGCGGCGCGGGCGATCGCGAGCCCGGAATCCACCGAGGGGGTGGCCGCGTTCACCGAGCGCAGGTCCCCCGTGTTCCCGGACCCGGAGGACTGA